The following are encoded in a window of Solibacillus sp. FSL R7-0668 genomic DNA:
- the glnA gene encoding type I glutamate--ammonia ligase, which produces MGKYTKDDIKRLVQEEEVKFIRLQFTDILGTIKNVEIPVSQLDKALDNKMMFDGSSIEGFVRIEESDMYLYPDYDSFMVFPWTAEKGKVARFICDIYNPNGTPFAGDPRNNLKRVLKEMEEMGFTNFNLGPEPEFFLFKLDAKGEPTLEVNDNGGYFDLAPTDLGENCRRDIVLELEEMGFEIEASHHEVAPGQHEIDFKYADAIKACDNIQTFKLVVKTIARKHGLHATFMPKPLFGEAGSGMHFNVSLFKGKENAFYDESAEIGLSDTAMQFMAGVLKHVQGFTAITNPTVNSYKRLVPGYEAPCYVAWSAQNRSPLIRIPSSRGVSTRVEVRSVDPSANPYLAMAVILEAGLEGIRQALTPPPAINRNIYVMSEEERKANGIDNLPAALDDALGLLAKDEVVQRALGSHIYANFKEAKEIEFEMYRSTVHQWERDQYMKMY; this is translated from the coding sequence GTGGGTAAATACACAAAAGACGATATTAAACGTCTCGTACAAGAAGAAGAAGTAAAATTTATTCGTTTACAGTTCACAGACATTTTAGGGACGATTAAAAACGTAGAAATTCCAGTAAGCCAATTAGATAAAGCATTAGACAATAAAATGATGTTTGACGGTTCTTCTATTGAAGGCTTCGTACGTATTGAAGAATCAGACATGTACTTATATCCTGATTATGATTCGTTTATGGTATTCCCATGGACAGCAGAAAAAGGGAAAGTAGCACGTTTTATCTGTGATATTTATAATCCAAACGGTACACCATTCGCAGGTGACCCACGTAATAACTTAAAACGCGTATTAAAAGAAATGGAAGAAATGGGCTTCACGAACTTTAACTTAGGGCCTGAGCCAGAATTCTTCTTATTCAAATTAGATGCAAAAGGGGAGCCTACGTTAGAAGTAAATGATAACGGTGGTTACTTCGACTTAGCACCGACAGACTTAGGGGAAAACTGTCGTCGTGATATCGTGTTAGAACTGGAGGAAATGGGCTTTGAAATCGAAGCTTCACACCATGAGGTAGCACCAGGTCAACACGAAATCGACTTTAAATATGCGGATGCAATCAAAGCTTGTGACAACATCCAAACGTTTAAATTAGTAGTAAAAACAATTGCTCGTAAACATGGCCTACATGCAACATTTATGCCAAAACCATTATTCGGTGAAGCGGGTTCAGGCATGCACTTTAACGTATCGTTATTCAAAGGGAAAGAAAATGCTTTCTACGATGAATCAGCAGAAATTGGCTTATCCGATACAGCGATGCAATTCATGGCGGGTGTGTTAAAGCATGTACAAGGCTTTACAGCAATTACAAACCCAACTGTTAACTCATACAAACGTTTAGTACCAGGTTATGAAGCACCATGTTACGTAGCATGGTCAGCACAAAACCGTTCACCACTAATCCGTATCCCATCTTCTCGCGGTGTATCAACTCGTGTAGAAGTGCGTTCTGTGGACCCATCTGCTAACCCTTACTTAGCGATGGCTGTTATTTTAGAGGCTGGCTTAGAGGGAATTCGTCAAGCATTGACACCACCTCCAGCAATCAACCGTAACATCTATGTAATGAGCGAAGAAGAGCGTAAAGCAAATGGTATCGACAACTTACCAGCAGCATTAGACGATGCACTGGGTCTACTTGCGAAAGATGAAGTTGTTCAACGCGCTTTAGGTAGCCATATTTATGCGAACTTTAAAGAAGCAAAAGAAATCGAGTTCGAGATGTACCGTTCAACTGTCCACCAGTGGGAACGCGACCAATATATGAAGATGTATTAA
- a CDS encoding glucose 1-dehydrogenase: MMLMEGKAGLVSAAGSGIGRASALALAKAGAKVMVSDVNEEAGLETVKLIEEIGGVAKFFKCNVMNEDEVIALVDETVKAFGKLDFAHNNAGVNLQRTKIGEADSDAWDKTIRITLYGTFYSMKHQVNAMLKNGGGSIVNTASGAGIEGAVNMAAYVASKHAVVGITKTTALEYGKDKIRVNAIAPGSTVTPAIERWAETSPEQYNAVLKAMPSGEMTRAEDQANAVLFLCSDLSKQINGVTLPVDGGYTAGKLPL, translated from the coding sequence ATGATGTTAATGGAAGGTAAAGCTGGTTTAGTATCAGCAGCAGGATCAGGCATTGGACGCGCGAGTGCCCTAGCATTAGCGAAAGCTGGCGCAAAAGTAATGGTTTCAGACGTAAATGAAGAAGCAGGTCTAGAAACCGTTAAATTAATTGAAGAAATCGGTGGCGTAGCAAAGTTCTTCAAATGCAATGTTATGAATGAAGACGAAGTAATTGCATTAGTTGATGAAACGGTAAAAGCTTTCGGTAAATTAGATTTTGCCCACAATAATGCAGGCGTAAACTTACAGCGCACTAAAATTGGAGAAGCGGATTCAGATGCATGGGATAAAACAATCCGTATCACATTATATGGTACATTTTATAGCATGAAGCACCAAGTAAATGCGATGTTGAAAAATGGTGGTGGCTCAATCGTCAACACTGCTTCGGGTGCTGGAATCGAAGGCGCTGTAAATATGGCTGCTTATGTAGCTTCTAAACATGCTGTAGTGGGAATTACAAAAACGACTGCATTAGAATATGGTAAAGATAAAATCCGTGTTAACGCAATTGCTCCAGGTTCTACGGTTACACCAGCAATCGAACGCTGGGCAGAAACTTCACCAGAGCAATATAACGCCGTATTAAAAGCGATGCCTTCAGGTGAAATGACAAGAGCTGAAGACCAAGCGAATGCTGTATTATTCTTATGCTCAGATTTATCAAAACAAATCAACGGTGTAACACTACCTGTTGATGGTGGCTATACAGCAGGTAAATTACCACTATAA
- a CDS encoding DNA alkylation repair protein, with protein sequence MEFQTMMQELEALGKERTKKIYMGNGAVEPVFGVTTGSMKPYRKQIKIDQPLAEKLYATGNYDAMYFAGVIADAKAMTEEDYDRWIDGAYFYMISDYVVAVTLAESDIAQRVSDKWIASGEELKMSAGWSCYCWLLGNRKDDYFDVQKIQGMLEQVKKEIHLAPPRAQASMNNFVMTVGVSFQPLHEEALKIAHEIGPVEMQREGKKPGILHAALEIEKQIEKGRIGFKRKYVRC encoded by the coding sequence ATGGAATTTCAAACGATGATGCAAGAATTAGAGGCACTTGGGAAAGAGCGTACGAAAAAGATTTATATGGGTAATGGAGCGGTGGAGCCTGTTTTTGGTGTAACAACAGGATCGATGAAGCCTTATCGAAAGCAAATTAAAATTGACCAACCATTAGCGGAAAAATTATATGCAACGGGCAATTATGATGCCATGTATTTTGCGGGGGTAATTGCAGATGCAAAGGCGATGACCGAGGAGGATTATGATCGCTGGATTGACGGTGCTTATTTTTATATGATTTCAGATTACGTCGTGGCGGTAACATTGGCGGAATCGGATATTGCTCAGCGAGTAAGTGATAAATGGATTGCCAGTGGTGAGGAATTGAAAATGTCCGCGGGTTGGAGTTGCTATTGCTGGCTATTAGGAAATCGCAAAGATGATTATTTTGATGTTCAGAAAATTCAAGGCATGCTCGAGCAAGTGAAGAAAGAGATACACCTAGCGCCACCGCGAGCACAAGCATCGATGAATAATTTTGTCATGACGGTGGGGGTTTCCTTTCAGCCATTACATGAAGAAGCCTTAAAAATCGCACATGAAATTGGTCCGGTTGAAATGCAACGTGAAGGAAAGAAACCTGGCATTTTACATGCAGCATTAGAAATTGAAAAGCAAATTGAAAAGGGACGAATCGGCTTCAAACGTAAATATGTACGCTGCTAA
- a CDS encoding gamma-glutamyl-gamma-aminobutyrate hydrolase family protein — MKPVIGLTMYDIDKKLDINNAYLDSVEIAGGIPICLPNATEDHVDALLDRVDGIILIGGEDIDPDLFGEEPHQNIGRVVRKRDDSDLLFMKRAFERDMPILGVCRGMQIMNVFFGGTIIQDIPTQVEDAIGHKQQSKRGALAHYVEVLTPKMKAIFEENQFRVNTYHHQAVGKLGEGLVLSGVAKDGVIEAMEHEDHPYCISVQWHPEELAPLGNMHAQRLFKSFVEACKTSVAGGE, encoded by the coding sequence ATGAAACCAGTTATTGGCTTAACGATGTATGATATTGATAAAAAATTGGATATTAATAATGCTTATTTAGATTCCGTGGAAATTGCAGGAGGAATTCCAATTTGTTTGCCTAATGCGACAGAAGACCATGTGGATGCACTATTAGATAGAGTGGACGGCATTATTTTAATAGGTGGGGAAGATATTGACCCTGATTTATTTGGCGAGGAACCTCATCAAAATATTGGGCGCGTTGTACGGAAGCGTGATGATAGTGATTTGTTGTTTATGAAGCGGGCATTTGAGCGTGATATGCCGATTTTAGGGGTTTGCCGAGGCATGCAAATTATGAATGTCTTTTTTGGCGGTACGATTATTCAAGACATTCCAACACAAGTAGAAGATGCAATTGGGCATAAACAGCAATCGAAGCGCGGTGCATTGGCACATTATGTGGAAGTGCTTACACCAAAAATGAAAGCTATTTTTGAAGAAAATCAGTTTCGTGTCAATACCTATCATCATCAAGCGGTTGGTAAACTTGGAGAAGGGCTTGTTTTATCAGGTGTTGCGAAGGATGGCGTAATTGAGGCGATGGAGCATGAGGATCATCCGTATTGTATTTCCGTACAATGGCATCCAGAAGAGTTGGCGCCACTTGGAAATATGCATGCACAACGGTTGTTTAAAAGCTTTGTAGAGGCATGTAAAACGAGTGTTGCTGGAGGAGAATAA
- a CDS encoding 5' nucleotidase, NT5C type, whose product MKPSIAIDMDQVLADFYTKLCDTYNKNFGTNFSNGEFLLTTQRDLPREEAKKLFALLNEPDYFRDLAVLDPDCVEVIKELQEHFEIYIATAAMDVPGSFNAKYEWLMEHLPFLKTQNIVFCGNKAVIHTDYLIDDSPRQLAAFRGTGLLYSMPYNASEDRFKRVYNWREIQSYFMDILAKN is encoded by the coding sequence ATGAAACCGAGTATTGCAATTGATATGGATCAGGTGTTAGCGGATTTTTATACGAAATTATGCGACACTTATAATAAAAATTTCGGGACAAATTTTTCAAATGGCGAATTTTTACTGACAACACAGCGTGATTTACCACGAGAAGAGGCGAAGAAGCTATTTGCATTATTAAATGAGCCAGACTATTTCCGTGATTTAGCCGTACTAGATCCAGATTGTGTTGAGGTGATAAAAGAGCTACAAGAACATTTTGAAATTTATATTGCGACGGCTGCAATGGATGTACCGGGCTCTTTTAATGCGAAATATGAATGGCTAATGGAGCATTTGCCGTTTTTAAAAACGCAAAACATCGTCTTTTGTGGCAATAAGGCCGTTATACATACGGACTATTTAATTGATGATAGTCCGCGTCAATTAGCAGCCTTTCGTGGTACGGGTTTACTTTATTCAATGCCTTATAACGCGTCAGAGGATCGCTTTAAGCGCGTATACAATTGGCGAGAAATTCAATCGTATTTCATGGATATATTAGCTAAAAACTAA